One Capsicum annuum cultivar UCD-10X-F1 chromosome 2, UCD10Xv1.1, whole genome shotgun sequence genomic window carries:
- the LOC124896148 gene encoding uncharacterized protein LOC124896148, protein MEENLKSRKTRESRGGMDNIWETTASYIRETTREVLGVLRGQSGKYREDWWWNEEVKRKVESKKVAYAKLVGSKDDEKRQKNKEKYKVARREAMLVVTAAKTAAFESLYAALEEKDGDKNLYRMAKARDRRAHDMVLIDETRGGFNDKLEIWRQTLESKSFRLSITKTEYLECALLEAKYWSMVESCHVAKGSFARLSK, encoded by the exons atggaAGAGAATTTGAAGAGTAGAAAGACGCGGGAGAGTAGAGGGGGTATGGATAATATATGGGAGACGACTGCCAGCTATATTAGGGAGAccactagagaggtgttgggtgtcttgaGAGGTCAATCTGGAAAATATCGAGAagactggtggtggaacgaagaggtCAAGAGAAaagtggagtctaagaaggtagcttatgctaagttggttggaAGTAAGGATGATGAGAAAAGgcagaagaataaggagaagtataaggtagctagaagagaggctaTGTTAGTGGTTACGGCGGCTAAGACAgcagcttttgagagtttgtatgcggctttagaggagaaagacggaGATAAAAACTTGTATAGGATGGCCAAGGCCAGGGACCggagggctc atgatatggTTCTGATCGATGAAACTCGGGGTGgatttaatgataagttggaaatTTGGAGACAGACGCTTGAATCTAAAAGTTTTAGGTTAAGTataaccaagacggagtacttggagt GTGCTTTATTAGAAGCTAAGTACTGGAGTATGGTGGAGAGTTGCCATGTGGCTAAGGGGAGCTTTGCAAGATTGTCCAAATAG